Genomic DNA from Campylobacter suis:
TGTATACTAACTTTTTCATGTCTTACTCCTTACTTTGGCAGATCTGGAAGCTCTGGATTCCAGTCAAATCTATAATCAAGCTCGCTTTGCCAATGATCAGTCTCCCAAAACCATTTGCTAGGATCTAAGCTCATTCTTGGCGGAGTTGATGAGCCAAGGTATGGCGGCACGCCAGATGTGATGAAGGCTTGAAGGCAGTTTGCACCGACAATGACCACAAACACAAGTGTCGCTATCTTGCCAATCGGTAAAAATGGTATGAAGCTACCATACTCTCCGCGCTCGCTTTTTGCCATTATCTCGCCTAAATTTTTGCCAAACAAGATGATAAATGCCAAAAAGACAAAGACAAAGAAATTTACGACCATTACCCAAAACTGCGTATGAGCACCTAAAATTTCAAGTCCAAAGCCTTGCTTTATATCAAGATAGCCACCAAATGTGCCGTCTAGACTATAATGCAAAAAGCCGTTATAAAGCCCACG
This window encodes:
- a CDS encoding disulfide bond formation protein B produces the protein MQNLSLNHDEANFFNMMSLAALALIALPVGIACIVLGFGMGDSPCIMCWSERITMIFIALIALFIVRYGPKRTYLAALILMACRGLYNGFLHYSLDGTFGGYLDIKQGFGLEILGAHTQFWVMVVNFFVFVFLAFIILFGKNLGEIMAKSERGEYGSFIPFLPIGKIATLVFVVIVGANCLQAFITSGVPPYLGSSTPPRMSLDPSKWFWETDHWQSELDYRFDWNPELPDLPK